A single window of Rhizobium sp. SL42 DNA harbors:
- the rplL gene encoding 50S ribosomal protein L7/L12, whose protein sequence is MADLAKIVDDLSALTVLEAAELSKLLEEKWGVSAAAPVAVAAAGGGAAAAVEEEKTEFDVVLTDAGANKINVIKEVRAITGLGLKEAKDLVEGAPKAVKEGVSKAEAADLKKKLEDAGAKVDVK, encoded by the coding sequence ATGGCTGATCTCGCAAAGATCGTAGACGACCTCTCGGCTCTGACCGTTCTGGAAGCTGCTGAGCTTTCCAAGCTTCTCGAAGAAAAGTGGGGCGTTTCTGCAGCTGCTCCTGTAGCTGTAGCTGCTGCTGGCGGCGGCGCTGCTGCTGCTGTTGAAGAAGAAAAGACCGAGTTTGACGTCGTCCTCACGGATGCCGGCGCAAACAAGATCAACGTCATCAAGGAAGTCCGCGCTATCACAGGTCTCGGCCTGAAGGAAGCCAAGGACCTCGTCGAAGGCGCTCCGAAGGCTGTCAAGGAAGGCGTTTCGAAGGCTGAAGCTGCCGACCTCAAGAAGAAGCTTGAAGACGCCGGCGCTAAGGTCGACGTTAAGTAA
- the rpoB gene encoding DNA-directed RNA polymerase subunit beta, whose product MAQTLTFNGRRRVRKFFGKIPEVAEMPNLIEVQKASYDQFLMVDEPEGGRPDEGLNAVFRSVFPITDFSGASMLEFVSYEFEQPKFDVDECRQRDLTYAAPLKVTLRLIVFDIDEDTGARSIKDIKEQSVYMGDMPLMTNNGTFIVNGTERVIVSQMHRSPGVFFDHDKGKSHSSGKLLFAARVIPYRGSWLDIEFDAKDIVHARIDRRRKIPVTSLLMALGMDGEEILSTFYTKSNYVRDGKGWRIPFTPETLKGAKTITDMIDADTGEVVVEGGKKLTPRLLRQLTEKGLKALRAADEDLYGNFLAEDLVNMATGEIYMEAGAEIDEKTLPQILETGFDEIPVLGIDHINVGAYIRNTLAADKNENRQDALFDIYRVMRPGEPPTMDSAEAMFNSLFFDSERYDLSAVGRVKMNMRLDLDVEDTVRVLRKDDILAVVKMLVELRDGKGEIDDIDNLGNRRVRSVGELMENQYRLGLLRMERAIKERMSSIEIDTVMPQDLINAKPAAAAVREFFGSSQLSQFMDQVNPLSEITHKRRLSALGPGGLTRERAGFEVRDVHPTHYGRICPIETPEGPNIGLINSLATFARVNKYGFIESPYRKIIDGKVTKDVVYLSAMEEAKYYVAQANSELTSDGVFVEEFVVCRHAGEVMLSPRDTINLMDVSPKQLVSVAAALIPFLENDDANRALMGSNMQRQAVPLLRAEAPFVGTGMEPIVARDSGAAIGARRGGVVDQVDATRIVIRATEDLDPSKSGVDIYRLQKFQRSNQNTCVNQRPLVTVGDVLNKGDIIADGPSTDLGDLALGRNALVAFMPWNGYNYEDSILMSERIVSEDVFTSIHIEEFEVMARDTKLGPEEITRDIPNVSEEALRNLDEAGIVYIGAEVQPGDILVGKITPKGESPMTPEEKLLRAIFGEKASDVRDTSMRMPPGTFGTVVEVRVFNRHGVEKDERAMAIEREEIERLAKDRDDEQAILDRNVYGRLLDMLRGHVSIAGPKGYKKGGELSNAVISEYPRSQWWMFAVEDEKAQAELEALRGQYDESKSRLEQRFMDKVEKVQRGDEMPPGVMKMVKVFVAVKRKIQPGDKMAGRHGNKGVVSRIVPVEDMPFLEDGTHVDIVLNPLGVPSRMNVGQILETHLAWACAGMGKKIGQMLEDYRKHMDISDLRNELTELYASESHDEVAHFNDESLVRLAEEAKRGVSIATPVFDGAHESDVSEMLTRAGLDPSGQSVLYDGRTGEAFDRKVTVGYMYMIKLNHLVDDKIHARSIGPYSLVTQQPLGGKAQFGGQRFGEMEVWALEAYGAAYTLQEMLTVKSDDVAGRTKVYEAIVRGDDTFEAGIPESFNVLVKEMRSLGLSVELENSKLDDAAAGQLPDAAE is encoded by the coding sequence ATGGCTCAGACCCTTACCTTTAACGGTCGCAGGCGCGTACGCAAGTTTTTCGGAAAAATTCCAGAAGTCGCAGAAATGCCGAACCTTATTGAGGTTCAGAAGGCATCTTATGACCAGTTCCTCATGGTTGACGAGCCGGAAGGTGGCCGTCCCGACGAGGGGCTGAATGCCGTTTTCAGGTCCGTATTCCCGATCACCGATTTTTCCGGTGCATCGATGCTGGAATTCGTGTCCTACGAATTCGAACAACCGAAGTTCGACGTTGACGAATGCCGTCAGCGCGACCTGACCTATGCTGCACCGCTCAAGGTCACGCTGCGCCTGATCGTGTTCGATATTGATGAGGATACGGGCGCTCGCTCGATCAAGGACATCAAGGAACAGTCCGTCTACATGGGCGACATGCCGCTCATGACCAACAACGGCACGTTCATCGTCAACGGTACCGAGCGCGTCATCGTGTCTCAGATGCACCGTTCGCCGGGCGTGTTCTTCGACCACGACAAGGGCAAGAGCCATTCGTCGGGCAAGCTCTTGTTTGCTGCCCGCGTGATCCCCTATCGCGGTTCCTGGCTCGACATCGAATTCGACGCCAAGGACATCGTCCACGCCCGTATCGACCGTCGCCGCAAGATCCCTGTGACCTCGCTGCTGATGGCGCTCGGCATGGATGGCGAAGAAATCCTGTCGACGTTCTACACCAAGTCGAACTACGTTCGCGACGGCAAGGGCTGGCGCATTCCGTTCACCCCGGAAACGCTGAAGGGCGCGAAGACCATCACCGACATGATCGACGCCGACACCGGCGAAGTCGTGGTCGAAGGTGGCAAGAAGCTGACCCCGCGCCTTCTCCGCCAGCTGACCGAAAAGGGCCTGAAGGCTCTGCGCGCGGCCGACGAAGACCTGTACGGCAACTTCCTCGCTGAAGACCTGGTCAATATGGCGACCGGCGAAATCTACATGGAAGCCGGCGCGGAAATCGACGAGAAGACGCTGCCGCAGATCCTGGAAACCGGTTTCGACGAAATCCCGGTTCTCGGCATCGACCACATCAACGTGGGTGCCTACATCCGCAACACGCTGGCCGCAGACAAGAACGAGAACCGTCAGGACGCTCTGTTCGACATCTACCGCGTCATGCGCCCGGGCGAGCCGCCGACGATGGATTCGGCCGAAGCCATGTTCAACTCGCTGTTCTTCGACAGCGAGCGTTATGACCTGTCCGCCGTTGGCCGCGTCAAGATGAACATGCGCCTCGACCTCGACGTCGAAGACACCGTTCGTGTCCTGCGCAAGGACGACATCCTGGCCGTGGTCAAGATGCTGGTCGAGCTGCGCGACGGCAAGGGCGAAATCGACGACATCGACAACCTCGGCAACCGCCGCGTTCGCTCGGTCGGTGAATTGATGGAGAACCAGTATCGTCTGGGTCTGCTGCGCATGGAACGCGCCATCAAGGAACGCATGTCGTCGATCGAAATCGACACCGTCATGCCGCAGGACCTGATCAATGCCAAGCCGGCGGCAGCTGCCGTTCGCGAATTCTTCGGCTCGTCGCAGCTGTCGCAGTTCATGGACCAGGTGAACCCGCTTTCGGAAATCACCCACAAGCGCCGTCTCTCGGCTCTTGGACCGGGTGGTCTGACCCGCGAGCGCGCAGGCTTCGAAGTCCGCGACGTTCATCCGACCCATTACGGCCGTATTTGCCCGATCGAGACGCCGGAAGGCCCGAACATCGGTCTGATCAACTCGCTGGCCACCTTTGCCCGCGTCAACAAGTACGGCTTCATCGAAAGCCCGTACCGTAAGATCATCGACGGCAAGGTCACCAAGGACGTGGTCTACCTGTCGGCAATGGAAGAAGCGAAGTACTACGTCGCCCAGGCCAATTCCGAGCTGACCTCGGACGGCGTGTTCGTCGAAGAGTTCGTCGTTTGCCGTCATGCCGGCGAAGTTATGCTGTCGCCGCGCGACACCATCAACCTGATGGACGTTTCGCCGAAGCAGCTCGTGTCTGTTGCGGCAGCGCTCATCCCGTTCCTGGAAAACGACGACGCCAACCGCGCTCTCATGGGCTCGAACATGCAGCGTCAGGCCGTGCCGCTCCTGCGTGCCGAAGCCCCGTTCGTCGGCACCGGCATGGAGCCGATCGTGGCCCGTGACTCCGGCGCCGCCATCGGTGCCCGTCGCGGCGGCGTGGTCGACCAGGTCGATGCGACGCGTATCGTTATCCGCGCCACCGAAGACCTCGATCCGTCGAAGTCTGGCGTTGATATCTATCGCCTGCAGAAGTTCCAGCGTTCCAACCAGAACACCTGCGTCAACCAGCGTCCGCTGGTCACCGTCGGTGACGTTCTGAACAAGGGCGACATCATCGCGGACGGTCCGTCGACCGACCTCGGCGATCTGGCTCTCGGCCGCAACGCGCTCGTCGCGTTCATGCCGTGGAACGGCTACAACTATGAGGACTCGATCCTCATGTCGGAGCGCATCGTCTCGGAAGACGTCTTCACCTCGATCCATATCGAGGAATTCGAAGTCATGGCCCGTGACACCAAGCTTGGTCCGGAAGAAATCACCCGCGACATTCCGAACGTTTCGGAAGAAGCGCTGCGCAATCTCGACGAAGCCGGTATCGTGTATATCGGTGCCGAGGTTCAGCCGGGTGACATCCTCGTCGGCAAGATCACGCCGAAGGGCGAAAGCCCGATGACGCCGGAAGAAAAGCTTCTGCGCGCCATCTTCGGCGAAAAGGCTTCCGACGTCCGCGACACGTCCATGCGCATGCCTCCGGGCACGTTCGGCACCGTCGTCGAAGTTCGCGTCTTCAATCGCCACGGCGTTGAGAAGGACGAACGTGCGATGGCGATCGAGCGCGAGGAAATCGAACGCCTCGCCAAGGACCGTGACGACGAACAGGCGATCCTCGACCGTAACGTCTACGGCCGTCTGCTCGACATGCTGCGTGGCCACGTCTCGATTGCTGGCCCGAAGGGGTACAAGAAGGGTGGCGAACTTTCGAACGCAGTCATCTCCGAATATCCCCGCTCGCAGTGGTGGATGTTCGCCGTCGAGGACGAGAAGGCCCAGGCCGAACTCGAAGCGCTTCGCGGTCAGTATGACGAATCCAAGTCGCGCCTTGAACAGCGCTTCATGGACAAGGTCGAAAAGGTTCAGCGCGGCGACGAAATGCCTCCGGGCGTCATGAAGATGGTCAAGGTCTTTGTCGCTGTGAAGCGCAAGATCCAGCCAGGCGACAAGATGGCCGGCCGTCACGGCAACAAGGGTGTTGTCTCGCGTATCGTGCCTGTCGAAGACATGCCGTTCCTCGAAGACGGCACGCATGTCGACATCGTCTTGAACCCGCTCGGCGTGCCTTCGCGCATGAACGTCGGTCAGATTCTCGAAACCCACCTTGCCTGGGCTTGCGCCGGCATGGGCAAGAAGATCGGCCAGATGCTTGAAGACTATCGCAAGCACATGGACATCAGCGATCTGCGCAACGAGCTGACCGAACTCTATGCGAGTGAATCGCATGACGAAGTCGCTCACTTCAACGACGAGTCGCTGGTGCGTCTTGCCGAGGAAGCCAAGCGCGGCGTTTCGATCGCGACCCCGGTTTTCGACGGTGCGCACGAGAGTGACGTCTCCGAGATGCTGACGCGTGCGGGTCTCGATCCGTCGGGCCAGTCGGTTCTGTATGATGGTCGTACCGGTGAAGCCTTCGACCGCAAGGTCACCGTCGGCTACATGTACATGATCAAGCTGAACCACTTGGTCGACGACAAGATCCACGCCCGTTCGATCGGTCCTTACTCGCTCGTCACCCAGCAGCCGCTCGGTGGTAAGGCGCAGTTCGGCGGTCAGCGCTTCGGGGAAATGGAAGTCTGGGCGCTGGAAGCCTACGGCGCCGCCTACACCCTGCAGGAAATGCTGACGGTGAAGTCGGACGACGTGGCCGGCCGTACCAAGGTCTACGAAGCGATCGTCCGTGGCGACGATACCTTCGAAGCGGGCATTCCCGAGAGCTTCAACGTTCTCGTCAAGGAAATGCGCTCGCTGGGCCTCAGCGTCGAACTGGAGAATTCCAAGCTCGACGACGCGGCAGCCGGCCAGCTGCCCGACGCGGCAGAGTAA
- the rpoC gene encoding DNA-directed RNA polymerase subunit beta', translated as MNQEVMNLFNPSVPAQHFDSIRISIASPEKILSWSYGEIKKPETINYRTFKPERDGLFCARIFGPIKDYECLCGKYKRMKYKGIICEKCGVEVTLSRVRRERMGHIELAAPVAHIWFLKSLPSRISTLLDMTLKDVERVLYFENYIVTEPGLTSLKENQLLSEEEYMIAVDEFGEDQFTAMIGAEAIYEMLASMNLEKIAGDLRADLAETTSDLKQKKLMKRLKIVENFMESGNRPEWMIMKVVPVIPPDLRPLVPLDGGRFATSDLNDLYRRVINRNNRLKRLIELRAPGIIIRNEKRMLQESVDALFDNGRRGRVITGANKRPLKSLSDMLKGKQGRFRQNLLGKRVDYSGRSVIVTGPELKLHQCGLPKKMALELFKPFIYARLDAKGYSSTVKQAKKLVEKEKPEVWDILDEVIREHPVLLNRAPTLHRLGIQAFEPTLVEGKAIQLHPLVCTAFNADFDGDQMAVHVPLSLEAQLEARVLMMSTNNILHPANGAPIIVPSQDMVLGLYYLSIMNQNEPGEGMAFSDIGELHHALENKVVTLHAKIRGRFKTVDEAGNPVSQIFETTPGRMLIGELLPKNFKVPFDTCNQEMTKKNISKMIDTVYRHCGQKDTVIFCDRIMQLGFSHACKAGISFGKDDMVIPETKAKIVGDTENLVKEYEQQYNDGLITQGEKYNKVVDAWGKATEKVAEDMMARIKAVEFDPKTGRQKQMNAIYMMSHSGARGSPNQMRQLGGMRGLMAKPSGEIIETPIISNFKEGLTVNEYFNSTHGARKGLADTALKTANSGYLTRRLVDVAQDCIVNLVDCGTDKGLTMTAIIDAGQVVASIGVRVLGRTALDDIDHPLTGERIVDAGKMILEPDVIEIEKAGIQSIRIRSALTCEVQTGVCSICYGRDLARGTPVNMGEAVGVIAAQSIGEPGTQLTMRTFHLGGTATVVDQSFLEASYEGTVQIKNRNMLRNSDGNLIAMGRSLAVTILDERGVERSSQRVAYGSKVFVDDGDKVKRGQRLAEWDPYTRPMMTEVEGIVHFEDVIDGLSVLEATDESTGITKRQVIDWRSTPRGADLKPAIVIKDAAGNVLKMSRGSEARFFLSVDAILSVEPGTKVSQGDVLARSPLESAKTKDITGGLPRVAELFEARRPKDHAIIAEIDGTIRLGRDYKNKRRVIIEPAEDGVEPVEYLIPKGKPFHLQDGDYIEKGDYILDGNPAPHDILAIKGVEALASYLVNEIQEVYRLQGVVINDKHIEVIVRQMLQKVEITDAGDSHYIVGDNVDRIEMDDNNERLIQEGKKPAYGDPVLLGITKASLQTPSFISAASFQETTKVLTEAAIAGKTDTLQGLKENVIVGRLIPAGTGGTMTQIRRIATSRDDLIIEERKKGTGADIATPMLQNLAGEAAPAAE; from the coding sequence ATGAACCAAGAGGTCATGAACCTTTTCAACCCGTCGGTACCGGCGCAGCACTTCGATTCCATCCGGATTTCGATTGCCAGCCCGGAAAAGATTCTTTCGTGGTCCTACGGCGAAATCAAGAAGCCGGAAACCATCAACTATCGTACGTTCAAGCCTGAGCGTGACGGTCTTTTCTGCGCGCGTATCTTCGGACCGATCAAGGACTACGAATGCTTGTGCGGCAAGTACAAGCGCATGAAGTACAAGGGCATCATCTGCGAAAAGTGCGGCGTCGAAGTAACGTTGTCGCGCGTTCGCCGTGAGCGCATGGGCCATATCGAGCTCGCCGCTCCGGTTGCCCATATCTGGTTCCTGAAGTCGCTTCCGTCGCGCATCTCGACCCTTCTCGACATGACGTTGAAGGATGTAGAGCGCGTTCTCTACTTCGAAAACTACATCGTCACCGAGCCGGGCCTGACGTCGCTCAAGGAAAATCAGCTTCTTTCCGAAGAAGAATACATGATTGCCGTCGACGAGTTCGGCGAGGATCAGTTCACCGCCATGATCGGCGCTGAAGCCATCTACGAGATGCTGGCCTCGATGAACCTCGAGAAGATCGCCGGCGACCTGCGTGCTGATCTGGCTGAGACCACTTCGGATCTCAAGCAGAAGAAGTTGATGAAGCGCCTGAAGATCGTCGAGAACTTCATGGAATCCGGCAACCGTCCGGAATGGATGATCATGAAGGTCGTTCCGGTGATCCCGCCGGATCTGCGCCCGCTCGTTCCTCTGGACGGCGGCCGTTTCGCGACGTCTGACCTCAACGATCTGTACCGCCGCGTCATCAACCGTAACAACCGTCTGAAGCGCCTGATCGAACTGCGCGCGCCGGGCATCATCATCCGCAACGAAAAGCGCATGCTGCAGGAATCTGTAGACGCGCTCTTCGACAACGGCCGTCGTGGCCGCGTCATCACCGGCGCCAACAAGCGCCCGCTGAAGTCGCTGTCCGACATGCTGAAGGGCAAGCAGGGCCGCTTCCGCCAGAACCTTCTCGGCAAGCGCGTCGACTATTCCGGCCGTTCGGTTATCGTGACCGGTCCGGAACTGAAGCTGCATCAGTGCGGCCTGCCGAAGAAGATGGCGCTCGAGCTGTTCAAGCCGTTCATCTACGCCCGTCTCGACGCCAAGGGTTACTCCTCGACCGTCAAGCAGGCCAAGAAGCTGGTTGAAAAGGAAAAGCCGGAAGTCTGGGATATCCTCGACGAGGTCATCCGCGAGCATCCGGTTCTGCTCAACCGCGCACCGACGCTGCACCGCCTGGGCATCCAGGCCTTCGAACCCACGCTGGTCGAAGGCAAGGCTATCCAGCTGCATCCGCTCGTCTGCACGGCCTTCAACGCCGACTTCGACGGCGACCAGATGGCCGTTCACGTGCCGCTGTCGCTCGAAGCCCAGCTTGAAGCCCGCGTTCTGATGATGTCGACGAACAACATCCTGCACCCGGCCAACGGTGCACCGATCATCGTTCCGTCGCAGGACATGGTTCTGGGTCTCTACTACCTGTCGATCATGAACCAGAACGAGCCGGGCGAAGGCATGGCCTTCTCCGACATCGGCGAACTGCATCACGCGCTGGAAAACAAGGTCGTCACCCTGCATGCCAAGATCCGCGGCCGTTTCAAGACGGTTGACGAAGCTGGCAACCCGGTGTCGCAGATTTTCGAAACGACGCCTGGTCGTATGCTCATCGGCGAACTTCTGCCGAAGAACTTCAAGGTGCCTTTCGACACCTGCAACCAGGAAATGACCAAGAAGAACATCTCCAAGATGATCGACACGGTCTACCGTCACTGCGGCCAGAAAGACACGGTCATCTTCTGCGACCGGATCATGCAGCTCGGCTTCAGCCATGCGTGCAAGGCCGGCATCTCGTTCGGCAAGGACGACATGGTCATTCCGGAAACCAAGGCCAAGATCGTCGGCGACACCGAAAATCTGGTGAAGGAATACGAGCAGCAGTACAATGACGGCCTGATCACCCAGGGCGAAAAGTACAACAAGGTCGTTGATGCTTGGGGCAAGGCAACCGAAAAGGTCGCCGAGGACATGATGGCCCGCATTAAGGCTGTCGAGTTCGATCCGAAGACGGGTCGCCAGAAGCAGATGAACGCGATCTACATGATGTCACACTCGGGTGCACGTGGTTCTCCGAACCAGATGCGTCAGCTGGGCGGCATGCGCGGCTTGATGGCCAAGCCGTCGGGTGAAATCATCGAGACGCCGATCATCTCGAACTTCAAGGAAGGTCTGACCGTTAACGAGTACTTCAACTCGACCCACGGTGCCCGTAAGGGTCTCGCAGACACGGCTCTGAAGACCGCGAACTCCGGTTACCTGACCCGTCGTCTCGTTGACGTCGCGCAGGATTGCATCGTCAACCTCGTGGATTGCGGCACCGACAAGGGCCTGACCATGACGGCGATCATCGATGCCGGTCAGGTCGTGGCTTCCATCGGCGTTCGCGTCCTCGGACGTACGGCGCTTGACGACATCGATCATCCGCTCACGGGTGAACGTATCGTCGATGCCGGCAAGATGATCCTCGAGCCCGATGTCATCGAGATCGAAAAGGCTGGCATCCAGTCGATCCGTATCCGTTCGGCCCTGACCTGCGAAGTTCAGACCGGCGTTTGCTCGATCTGCTACGGCCGAGATCTGGCCCGCGGTACGCCCGTCAACATGGGCGAAGCCGTCGGCGTCATCGCGGCGCAGTCGATCGGTGAACCGGGAACCCAGCTCACCATGCGTACGTTCCACCTTGGTGGCACTGCGACCGTGGTCGACCAGTCGTTCCTCGAAGCCTCGTATGAAGGCACCGTGCAGATCAAGAACCGCAACATGCTGCGCAATTCCGATGGCAATCTGATTGCCATGGGCCGCAGCCTGGCTGTCACCATTCTTGACGAACGCGGTGTCGAGCGGTCCTCGCAGCGCGTGGCCTACGGTTCGAAGGTCTTCGTCGATGACGGCGACAAGGTGAAGCGCGGCCAGCGTCTGGCCGAGTGGGATCCGTACACACGCCCGATGATGACGGAAGTCGAAGGTATCGTGCATTTCGAGGACGTCATCGACGGTCTCTCGGTTCTCGAAGCAACCGACGAATCCACCGGCATCACCAAGCGTCAGGTTATCGACTGGCGTTCGACCCCGCGCGGTGCGGATCTGAAGCCGGCCATCGTCATCAAGGACGCTGCAGGCAATGTCCTGAAGATGTCCCGCGGCAGCGAAGCTCGCTTCTTCCTCTCGGTGGATGCGATCCTGTCGGTTGAACCTGGTACCAAGGTCTCCCAGGGTGACGTGCTTGCACGTTCGCCGCTGGAAAGCGCCAAGACCAAGGACATCACCGGTGGTCTGCCGCGTGTTGCCGAACTGTTCGAAGCCCGTCGTCCGAAGGACCATGCCATCATCGCAGAGATCGATGGTACGATCCGCCTCGGCCGCGACTACAAGAACAAGCGTCGCGTCATCATCGAGCCGGCGGAAGACGGTGTCGAGCCGGTCGAGTACCTGATCCCGAAGGGCAAGCCCTTCCACCTTCAGGACGGCGACTATATCGAAAAGGGTGACTACATCCTCGACGGTAACCCGGCACCGCACGACATCCTGGCGATCAAGGGCGTGGAAGCACTCGCTTCCTACCTGGTCAACGAAATCCAGGAAGTCTACCGTCTGCAGGGCGTTGTCATCAACGACAAGCACATCGAGGTGATCGTTCGCCAGATGCTGCAGAAGGTCGAGATCACCGATGCTGGCGACAGCCATTACATCGTCGGCGACAATGTCGACCGGATCGAAATGGATGACAACAACGAGCGCCTGATCCAGGAAGGCAAGAAGCCGGCTTACGGCGATCCGGTCCTTCTCGGTATCACCAAGGCATCGCTGCAGACGCCGTCGTTCATCTCGGCCGCATCCTTCCAGGAAACCACCAAGGTTCTCACGGAAGCTGCGATCGCCGGCAAGACCGACACGCTGCAGGGTCTGAAGGAAAACGTCATCGTCGGCCGCCTGATCCCGGCCGGTACCGGCGGCACCATGACGCAGATCCGCCGCATCGCCACCTCGCGCGACGACCTCATCATCGAGGAACGCAAGAAGGGCACAGGCGCAGACATCGCAACACCGATGCTGCAGAACCTGGCTGGCGAAGCAGCACCTGCTGCCGAGTAA
- a CDS encoding transcriptional regulator, whose protein sequence is MITSPDNDNNRDEPMVFIIIAKAYETEGGEPIDLHVLLTAPDDDSAVRLALNALSEEGFLEADLDQIGMITGEPDEEPHASAYQGALEGEVAIIRFN, encoded by the coding sequence ATGATCACCAGTCCCGACAACGACAACAATCGCGACGAGCCGATGGTGTTCATCATCATCGCAAAGGCATACGAAACCGAAGGCGGCGAGCCGATCGATCTGCATGTGCTGTTGACGGCGCCGGATGACGATTCGGCCGTGCGGCTGGCACTCAATGCCCTGTCGGAGGAAGGTTTCCTCGAAGCCGACCTCGACCAGATCGGCATGATCACCGGCGAACCCGATGAAGAGCCGCATGCATCCGCATACCAGGGTGCGCTCGAAGGCGAAGTGGCGATCATCCGCTTCAACTGA
- the rpsL gene encoding 30S ribosomal protein S12: MPTVNQLIRKPRQAQVKRNKVPALQENPQKRGVCTRVYTTTPKKPNSALRKVAKIRLTNGFEVIGYIPGEGHNLQEHSVVMIRGGRVKDLPGVRYHIIRGVLDTQGVKNRKQRRSKYGAKRPK, from the coding sequence ATGCCTACCGTAAACCAGCTGATCCGCAAGCCGCGTCAGGCACAGGTAAAGCGCAACAAGGTGCCTGCTCTGCAGGAAAACCCACAGAAGCGCGGCGTTTGCACCCGCGTTTATACGACGACCCCGAAGAAGCCGAACTCGGCTCTGCGTAAGGTCGCCAAGATCCGTCTGACCAATGGCTTTGAAGTCATCGGCTACATTCCGGGTGAAGGTCACAACCTGCAGGAACACTCCGTCGTCATGATCCGTGGCGGTCGTGTAAAGGACTTGCCGGGCGTTCGTTACCACATCATCCGCGGCGTTCTCGATACCCAGGGTGTCAAGAACCGTAAGCAGCGTCGTTCCAAGTACGGTGCGAAGCGTCCGAAGTAA
- the rpsG gene encoding 30S ribosomal protein S7 has protein sequence MSRRHSAEKREINPDPKFGDLVVTKFMNAIMLHGKKSVAENIVYGAFDAVQAKAKAEPIAIFHQALDNVAPHVEVRSRRVGGATYQVPVDVRPERRQALAIRWLIAAARKRNETTMIDRLSGELMDASNNRGSAVKKREDTHKMADANRAFSHYRW, from the coding sequence ATGTCCCGTCGCCATAGTGCAGAAAAGCGCGAAATCAATCCGGACCCGAAGTTCGGCGATCTCGTCGTCACCAAGTTCATGAACGCCATCATGCTTCACGGCAAGAAGTCGGTCGCTGAAAACATCGTTTACGGTGCTTTTGATGCGGTCCAGGCCAAGGCCAAGGCAGAGCCGATCGCTATCTTCCATCAGGCGCTCGACAACGTCGCGCCGCATGTTGAAGTGCGTTCGCGCCGCGTTGGTGGTGCAACCTACCAGGTTCCCGTTGACGTTCGTCCGGAGCGCCGTCAGGCCCTCGCCATCCGTTGGCTGATCGCTGCCGCTCGCAAGCGCAACGAGACCACCATGATCGACCGCCTGTCGGGCGAACTGATGGACGCGTCCAACAACCGTGGCTCCGCTGTCAAGAAGCGCGAAGACACCCACAAGATGGCCGACGCAAACCGCGCCTTCTCGCATTACCGTTGGTAA